From one Suricata suricatta isolate VVHF042 chromosome 8, meerkat_22Aug2017_6uvM2_HiC, whole genome shotgun sequence genomic stretch:
- the LOC115298905 gene encoding histone H3.3-like has protein sequence MARTKQTARKSTGGKAPRKQLTTKAAHKSAPSTGGVKKPHRYRPGTVALREIRRYQKSTELLIRKLPFQRLVREIAQDFKTDLRFQSAAIGALQVASEAYLVGLFEDTNLCAIHAKRVTIMPKDIQLARRIRGERA, from the coding sequence ATGGCTCGTACCAAGCAGACTGCCCGCAAATCCACCGGGGGTAAAGCACCGAGGAAGCAACTGACTACAAAAGCCGCTCACAAGAGTGCGCCCTCTACCGGAGGGGTGAAGAAGCCTCACCGCTACAGGCCTGGTACTGTGGCACTCCGCGAAATTAGACGCTATCAGAAGTCCACTGAACTTCTGATCCGCAAACTCCCTTTCCAGCGTCTGGTGCGAGAAATTGCTCAGGACTTCAAAACAGACCTGCGCTTCCAGAGTGCAGCCATCGGTGCTTTGCAGGTGGCCAGCGAGGCCTACCTGGTTGGCCTCTTTGAAGACACCAACCTGTGCGCCATCCATGCCAAACGTGTCACAATTATGCCAAAAGACATCCAGCTAGCACGCCGCATACGTGGAGAGCGTGCCTAA